A section of the Opitutaceae bacterium genome encodes:
- a CDS encoding ABC transporter permease — MSFVLRMAWRDSRAARRRLALYSLSIVLGVAALVAIGSFSANLNSAIEGQAKGLLGADLAVQSRVALTLDAAAFLRSLGGEQAREVSFATMVVFPRTGNRTRLVSLRAVEGAYPFYGEFVTDPADAPRRIAAGEAVAVLEESLMCQYQVKVGDPIKLGASTFTVAGALKKIPGESAAVAMLSPRIFISHSRLAATGLLGPGSLVRYKTYIKFAAGTDVERLVDDLRARFRELRLGFDTVEERKNELGQSIRNVDAFFSLVGFVALFLGAIGVASAIHVYVRQRIATVAVLRCLGASAWTSFSVYLVQGFLLGLLGAVIGAALGVAIQLTIPALVRDLLPFDVDFFIAWSAVLRGVGAGLLICFLFTLLPLLAIRRVSPLVAIRASAAEDGRSRDPLRWAVYALILAAVVLFALWQAPRWRLGLGFVAALAVSLGVLAGLARAVSWCARRFMPRSAPYVWRQGVANLHRPNNRTVLLLLALGLGTFLVVTLALTRTTLLAQIKGVGDNQRPNLLFFDIQDDQMAPLEKILKREDAELKAKAPIVTMRLRALKGRSVDQILKDDSSRIPSWTLRREYRSTYRGKLSGTEKVVAGRFDGTVAADAATIPVSIERGLAKDMQLGLGDTIEFDVQGVPMMTRITSIREVEWRRMEPNFFMVFPEGALEAAPKFFVVATRAETPGDSARLQQAVVSELPNVSAIDLALILQTLDGIFSKVQFVIQFMALFTVVTGVIVLVGTILSGRHQRLRETVLLRTLGASRRQLIRIQVVEYVILGALAAGVGCALAVGANALLAHFVFETTGALAPVTLLGACAAVMTTTLATGLLSSRGVVDHPPLEVLRQET, encoded by the coding sequence ATGAGTTTCGTGCTGCGCATGGCCTGGCGCGATTCGCGGGCGGCCCGCCGGCGCCTCGCGCTGTATTCGCTTTCGATCGTGCTTGGCGTCGCCGCGCTGGTCGCGATCGGATCGTTCAGCGCCAATTTGAACTCCGCGATCGAAGGCCAGGCGAAGGGACTGCTCGGCGCGGACCTCGCGGTGCAGTCGCGTGTGGCCCTGACGCTGGATGCGGCGGCTTTTCTCCGCAGCCTGGGAGGCGAGCAGGCGAGGGAGGTTTCGTTTGCAACGATGGTTGTCTTTCCGCGGACGGGGAATCGAACGCGACTCGTTTCGCTCCGCGCCGTGGAAGGCGCGTACCCGTTCTACGGCGAGTTCGTGACGGACCCCGCGGACGCGCCGCGACGGATTGCGGCGGGGGAGGCGGTCGCGGTGCTCGAGGAGTCGCTCATGTGCCAGTATCAGGTGAAGGTCGGCGATCCCATAAAGCTGGGCGCGTCGACATTTACGGTGGCGGGCGCGCTGAAAAAGATTCCTGGTGAATCGGCGGCGGTCGCCATGCTTTCGCCGCGCATCTTCATTTCCCATTCGCGGCTGGCTGCAACGGGACTGCTGGGTCCGGGCAGCCTTGTGCGCTACAAGACCTACATCAAGTTCGCCGCGGGCACGGATGTCGAGCGGCTCGTGGACGATCTGCGGGCACGGTTTCGCGAACTGCGGCTCGGATTCGACACGGTGGAGGAGCGCAAGAACGAACTCGGGCAGAGCATCCGCAATGTCGACGCTTTCTTCAGCCTTGTTGGATTCGTGGCGCTGTTTCTGGGGGCGATCGGCGTGGCCAGTGCGATTCATGTCTATGTGCGGCAGCGGATCGCGACGGTCGCGGTGCTGCGCTGTCTGGGCGCGAGCGCCTGGACGAGTTTTTCTGTCTATCTCGTGCAGGGTTTCCTGCTGGGCCTGCTGGGCGCGGTCATCGGTGCGGCGCTGGGTGTGGCGATCCAGTTGACGATCCCGGCGCTGGTGAGGGACCTGCTGCCCTTCGACGTGGACTTCTTCATTGCCTGGAGCGCGGTGTTGCGCGGCGTGGGTGCGGGTCTGCTGATCTGCTTTCTGTTCACCCTGCTGCCCCTGCTGGCCATACGGCGGGTGTCACCGCTCGTCGCGATACGGGCATCGGCCGCGGAGGACGGACGTTCGCGCGATCCGCTGCGCTGGGCGGTGTATGCGCTGATCTTGGCGGCGGTCGTTCTGTTTGCGCTGTGGCAGGCGCCGCGCTGGCGGTTGGGACTGGGATTTGTCGCCGCGCTGGCCGTGAGCCTGGGAGTTCTCGCCGGGCTGGCGAGGGCAGTCTCCTGGTGTGCGCGCCGCTTCATGCCGCGCAGCGCGCCGTATGTCTGGAGACAGGGTGTCGCCAACCTGCACCGACCCAACAACCGCACCGTGCTCCTGCTGCTTGCGCTCGGGCTTGGAACATTTCTGGTGGTGACGCTTGCGCTGACGCGGACGACCCTGCTGGCGCAGATCAAGGGGGTGGGTGACAACCAGCGTCCCAACCTGCTGTTCTTCGACATTCAGGACGATCAAATGGCCCCGCTGGAAAAAATCCTGAAGCGGGAGGACGCGGAACTGAAGGCAAAGGCACCCATCGTGACCATGCGGCTGCGCGCGCTCAAGGGCCGTTCGGTCGACCAGATTCTGAAGGATGACTCGTCGCGGATTCCCTCGTGGACGCTGAGGCGCGAGTATCGTTCTACGTATCGTGGGAAACTTTCGGGCACGGAGAAGGTCGTCGCCGGCCGGTTCGATGGGACGGTTGCGGCGGATGCGGCGACGATTCCCGTGTCGATTGAGCGGGGTCTCGCGAAGGACATGCAGCTCGGGCTGGGCGACACCATTGAGTTCGATGTGCAGGGCGTGCCGATGATGACGCGCATCACCAGCATCCGCGAGGTGGAGTGGAGGCGCATGGAGCCCAACTTCTTCATGGTGTTCCCCGAGGGTGCCCTGGAGGCGGCGCCGAAGTTCTTCGTCGTGGCGACGCGTGCGGAGACGCCGGGGGATTCGGCGCGCCTCCAGCAGGCGGTGGTCAGCGAACTCCCCAACGTGTCGGCGATCGATCTCGCGCTGATCCTGCAGACGCTGGATGGAATTTTTTCGAAGGTGCAGTTCGTGATCCAGTTCATGGCGCTTTTCACGGTGGTCACGGGTGTCATCGTGCTGGTCGGGACGATTCTCAGCGGACGCCACCAGCGCCTGCGCGAAACGGTCCTGCTTCGCACGCTCGGTGCGAGCCGCCGCCAGTTGATCCGGATCCAGGTGGTGGAGTACGTGATTCTGGGCGCGCTCGCCGCGGGGGTGGGATGCGCGCTTGCGGTGGGGGCGAATGCGCTGCTCGCCCATTTTGTTTTTGAAACGACGGGTGCGCTGGCTCCGGTCACGCTGCTGGGGGCGTGCGCGGCCGTGATGACGACAACCCTTGCAACCGGGCTGCTGTCGAGTCGCGGCGTCGTTGATCATCCGCCGCTTGAGGTGCTGAGGCAGGAGACCTGA
- a CDS encoding arylesterase gives MKLLFLLALLSVAIVRAGTEASEHETRTIVFFGDSLTAGYGLDDHLSAAYPGLIQKKIEEAGLNYRVVNAGLSGDTSAGGRRRIPWILRQKIDVFVLELGANDGLRGLPVDSTRENLQAIIDAVLAKYPSAKIVIAGMQMPRSMGEYAHEFAAIYPALAKANTATLIPFLLEGVGGRPDLNLPDGIHPTAEGHELVAETAWRWLKPLL, from the coding sequence ATGAAACTCCTTTTCCTCCTCGCCCTGCTGTCGGTCGCAATCGTTCGCGCCGGGACGGAAGCGTCTGAGCACGAAACGCGCACCATTGTGTTTTTCGGCGACAGCCTGACCGCGGGGTACGGGCTCGATGACCACCTATCCGCCGCCTACCCCGGCCTGATTCAGAAAAAAATCGAGGAGGCCGGACTGAACTACCGGGTCGTCAATGCCGGATTGAGCGGCGACACCAGTGCCGGCGGCAGGCGCCGCATCCCGTGGATCCTGCGTCAGAAGATCGATGTCTTTGTCCTTGAGCTCGGGGCCAACGACGGCCTGAGAGGACTTCCGGTCGATTCGACCCGCGAGAACCTGCAGGCGATCATTGACGCCGTCCTCGCGAAATACCCTTCGGCGAAGATCGTGATAGCCGGGATGCAGATGCCGCGCAGCATGGGTGAATACGCGCACGAATTTGCGGCCATCTATCCGGCGCTGGCGAAAGCGAATACCGCAACCCTCATTCCCTTCCTGCTTGAGGGTGTCGGCGGCCGCCCCGATCTCAATCTTCCGGACGGCATCCATCCGACCGCCGAGGGACATGAGTTGGTTGCTGAAACGGCATGGCGATGGCTGAAACCGCTCCTTTAG
- a CDS encoding ABC transporter ATP-binding protein, translating into MSSAFHQEDEFKARLDARLWWKLFQRALGLKRFLVPLFLCAVAIAVCDAAFAQITRWTIDAAMAGGASARLTPWMLAYAGVVLVFCVAVWVFIDCAGAIANHLGHDIRGAAFDRLQQLEFAFYDTRPVGWLITRLTSDCDRLSRVVAWGFLDIVWGVSYVFMIALSLLVMNWRLGLIVVAVVPPLAIVSKVFQKRILLSAREIRKYNSQITASFNEAIQGVRTTRTLVREKENLREFQGISTQMFLAAVTNARQSAFYYPLILTIGSIGAGVALWRGGILVIDDEMTLGTLVAFINFSGQFFFPINQLANKLTEMQGAQAAGERVLGLLDTEPAIRDSPEVRARMAAHAASPRSGAAAGDTLAHDGHPDRIGEVEFRNVGFRYDTGPQVLHDFNLRVQAGETIALVGPSGGGKSTIVSLVSRFYEPTTGQILIDGTDYRERSLSWLQSQLGIVLQTPHLFKGTVRENIRYGRLDATDAEIEEVARRVNAHDFIQALDNGYDSQVGEGGNRLSTGQRQLLSFARALLADPRIFVMDEATSSIDTETEQLIQRGLQTVFAGRISFVIAHRLSTIRSASRILVIASGRIEESGTHAELLKQRGHYHELYTSQFRAERENAVLETQGITASPTHLEIK; encoded by the coding sequence ATGTCATCCGCATTTCATCAGGAAGATGAATTCAAGGCCAGGCTCGACGCCCGGTTGTGGTGGAAACTCTTCCAGCGCGCCCTGGGTCTCAAGCGGTTTCTCGTGCCGCTCTTCCTCTGCGCCGTCGCCATAGCGGTCTGCGACGCCGCCTTCGCCCAGATCACGCGCTGGACAATCGACGCCGCAATGGCGGGTGGCGCCTCGGCGCGACTGACCCCCTGGATGCTCGCCTACGCCGGTGTCGTCCTGGTCTTCTGTGTCGCGGTCTGGGTGTTCATCGACTGCGCCGGAGCGATCGCGAATCACCTCGGCCACGACATCCGCGGCGCAGCCTTCGACCGCCTCCAGCAACTCGAGTTCGCCTTCTACGACACGCGGCCGGTCGGCTGGCTGATCACGCGGCTGACGAGCGACTGCGACCGCCTCTCCCGCGTCGTTGCCTGGGGCTTTCTCGATATCGTCTGGGGCGTGAGTTATGTCTTCATGATCGCGCTCAGCCTGCTGGTGATGAACTGGCGGCTCGGCCTGATCGTTGTCGCCGTCGTCCCGCCCCTCGCGATCGTCAGCAAGGTGTTCCAGAAGCGGATCCTGCTCAGCGCGCGGGAAATTCGGAAATACAACTCGCAGATCACAGCCTCCTTCAACGAGGCCATCCAGGGCGTGCGCACGACCCGGACCCTCGTGCGCGAGAAGGAAAACCTGCGCGAGTTCCAGGGAATCTCGACCCAGATGTTTCTGGCGGCCGTGACCAATGCGAGGCAGAGCGCGTTCTACTATCCGCTGATCCTGACCATCGGCAGCATCGGCGCGGGTGTGGCACTCTGGCGCGGCGGCATCCTTGTCATCGACGACGAAATGACGCTCGGAACGCTCGTCGCCTTCATCAATTTCTCGGGGCAGTTCTTCTTCCCGATAAACCAGCTCGCGAACAAGCTGACGGAGATGCAGGGTGCCCAGGCGGCCGGGGAGCGCGTCCTCGGACTGCTTGACACGGAGCCCGCAATCCGGGACTCGCCCGAGGTCAGGGCGCGCATGGCAGCCCATGCGGCATCCCCCCGGAGCGGCGCGGCCGCGGGCGATACCCTCGCCCACGACGGACACCCCGACCGCATCGGCGAGGTTGAGTTTCGGAATGTTGGATTCCGCTACGACACCGGCCCGCAGGTCCTGCATGACTTCAACCTCCGCGTTCAAGCGGGGGAAACAATCGCGCTGGTCGGTCCTTCCGGCGGCGGCAAGAGCACGATCGTCTCGCTGGTGAGCCGCTTCTACGAACCCACCACCGGACAGATCCTCATCGACGGCACCGACTATCGCGAGCGCTCCCTGTCCTGGCTGCAGTCGCAACTCGGCATCGTCCTGCAGACACCGCACCTCTTCAAGGGGACGGTCCGCGAGAACATCCGCTACGGCAGGCTCGACGCGACCGACGCCGAGATCGAGGAGGTGGCCCGGCGGGTCAATGCGCACGACTTCATCCAGGCGCTGGACAACGGCTACGATTCGCAGGTCGGCGAAGGTGGCAACCGCCTCTCCACCGGCCAGCGCCAGCTGCTCTCCTTTGCCCGCGCGCTTCTGGCGGATCCGCGGATCTTTGTGATGGATGAGGCGACATCCTCGATCGACACCGAAACCGAGCAGCTCATCCAGCGCGGCCTCCAGACCGTCTTCGCCGGCCGGATAAGTTTCGTCATCGCCCACCGTCTCAGCACGATTCGCAGCGCCTCACGCATCCTCGTAATCGCCAGCGGGCGCATCGAGGAGTCCGGCACGCACGCCGAACTCCTCAAGCAGCGGGGCCACTACCACGAGCTCTATACGAGCCAGTTCCGTGCGGAGCGGGAGAATGCAGTGCTCGAAACACAAGGAATTACTGCGAGTCCAACGCATCTGGAAATCAAATAG
- a CDS encoding peptidylprolyl isomerase encodes MRRVVTFHYTLRDPGGRVIDSSAGGEPVTYLEGAGQIIDGLDEELRSVEPGVRTRVQVPAGSAYGERDPSQVQSVLRALLPVQGELKAGDQFQAGEDQFAPVVTVVGVDGDSVLLDANHPLAGVDLTFDVEIIAARPASPEELSHGHVHGADGACHAHAS; translated from the coding sequence ATGCGCCGCGTTGTCACTTTCCACTACACCCTGCGGGACCCCGGGGGACGGGTCATCGATTCCTCCGCCGGGGGCGAGCCTGTGACGTATCTGGAGGGTGCCGGCCAGATCATCGATGGGCTCGATGAGGAGCTTCGCTCTGTTGAGCCGGGCGTGCGGACCCGTGTGCAGGTGCCGGCGGGGTCAGCCTATGGGGAGCGCGATCCGTCGCAGGTGCAGTCGGTGCTTCGGGCCCTGCTTCCGGTGCAGGGCGAACTCAAGGCGGGGGATCAGTTCCAGGCCGGCGAGGACCAGTTTGCACCGGTTGTCACCGTTGTGGGCGTTGACGGGGATTCGGTCCTGCTGGATGCGAATCATCCGCTGGCCGGCGTGGATCTGACCTTCGACGTTGAAATCATCGCTGCGCGACCGGCGTCGCCGGAGGAGCTTTCGCACGGACACGTACACGGTGCGGATGGTGCGTGTCACGCGCACGCCTCCTGA
- a CDS encoding ferritin-like domain-containing protein, which yields MKKKSTAISRHEMVRLLNEDLAREFQAIIAYTVYSQTMKGAKYQHIANELKLHAAEELNHALIIAKQIDYLNGTPVTQPRKVKISDKPDDMLRYDLENEHETILAYRERIGQAEAMGEFALSEALREIIMQEQEHLTDLADALGIPTPKL from the coding sequence ATGAAAAAGAAATCCACCGCCATCAGCCGCCATGAAATGGTGCGCTTACTGAACGAGGATCTTGCCCGTGAGTTTCAGGCGATCATCGCCTACACGGTCTACAGCCAGACGATGAAAGGTGCGAAGTACCAGCACATCGCGAATGAACTGAAGCTGCACGCGGCCGAGGAGCTGAACCACGCTCTCATCATCGCGAAGCAGATCGACTACTTAAACGGCACCCCTGTCACCCAACCGCGCAAGGTGAAGATTTCGGACAAGCCGGATGACATGCTCCGGTACGACCTCGAAAACGAACACGAAACCATCCTCGCCTACCGCGAGCGCATCGGGCAGGCCGAGGCCATGGGGGAGTTCGCGCTCAGCGAGGCGCTTCGCGAAATTATCATGCAGGAGCAGGAGCACCTCACCGATCTTGCCGACGCTCTCGGCATCCCCACGCCGAAATTATAG
- a CDS encoding flagellar motor protein MotB, whose amino-acid sequence MAATSLSLSLIVSLGALAISGCYTTDGRDTNARQPGPAVGTAIGTATGAVVGNVAGAVVAAGESASAAAKVPFNGERRIIREWRTETTPDGRTIRVPYETEVDAQGRPIGPARPAKY is encoded by the coding sequence ATGGCCGCGACCTCCCTCTCCCTTTCACTGATCGTTTCACTCGGCGCCCTCGCGATTTCCGGTTGCTACACGACCGACGGACGCGACACCAATGCCCGCCAGCCCGGCCCGGCCGTGGGCACGGCGATCGGCACCGCCACGGGCGCCGTCGTCGGCAATGTTGCCGGCGCCGTTGTTGCAGCTGGAGAAAGCGCCTCCGCCGCGGCAAAGGTGCCGTTCAATGGAGAGCGCCGCATCATTCGCGAATGGCGGACGGAGACCACGCCGGACGGCCGCACGATCCGCGTCCCCTACGAGACCGAGGTCGACGCGCAGGGTCGCCCTATCGGACCGGCCCGCCCGGCAAAGTACTGA
- a CDS encoding ABC transporter ATP-binding protein codes for MFSQLKVIWSLMRGERLHYGVALLSLLFATAASYLAPLVGAATIDHAIGSKDPAEASALVRMMLAGAGGAESLRAHLWLAPVFIVLLTGMSGAGSYLKGRFTSLASDGIARKLKDNLYDHINHLPAKNLDRLDTGDLVQRCSSDVETLRQFLAVQVMEIGQSLILAATALPLLLLLSPPMTAIAFALVPPLVAYGYVYFKKVRHVFKSVDEAEGALTSVIQENLTGIRVVRAFARQEFEKARFAGPNALFRDRHMRLLRLMSWYWSISDLVAFAQIGLVLLIGARWVGEGTLSVGVLFAFLAYLGIMLWPVRQMGRILTDLGKTSVAITRIQEILTLRREEDAAPASVTRTLQPLRGAISVRNLAFSHAARPVAGDGAPDAGGALNGVSFDVAPGETLAVLGPSGAGKSTLMHLLLRIYDYEQGSIRLDGEELAGLPRKWVRGQVGTVMQEPFLFSKTLRDNIRLGGGEAQDREIEEAARVACIDETIRTFELGYETLIGERGITLSGGQRQRVAIARAILRNPPILILDDALSAVDGETETLILDALRRRRGRSTTLVIAHRLSTLVHADRIIVMDRGRIIQTGAHAELSSVEGLYRRLWRIQSTVEAEFQRELLET; via the coding sequence ATGTTTTCGCAGCTCAAGGTCATCTGGAGCCTCATGCGGGGCGAACGCCTGCACTATGGCGTGGCCCTGCTGAGCCTGCTTTTTGCGACGGCCGCCAGCTACCTTGCGCCTCTTGTGGGAGCCGCCACCATTGACCACGCCATCGGCTCGAAGGATCCCGCGGAGGCGAGCGCGCTTGTGCGCATGATGCTCGCAGGCGCGGGGGGAGCAGAGTCGCTGCGCGCACACCTGTGGCTCGCGCCGGTCTTCATTGTGCTCCTCACGGGGATGAGCGGCGCGGGAAGCTACCTCAAGGGCCGCTTCACGTCGCTCGCAAGCGACGGCATCGCCCGGAAGCTCAAGGACAATCTCTACGACCACATCAACCACCTGCCCGCGAAGAACCTCGATCGCCTGGACACGGGTGATCTGGTTCAACGCTGCAGCAGCGATGTCGAAACCCTGCGTCAGTTTCTCGCGGTGCAGGTGATGGAGATCGGCCAGTCCCTGATTCTCGCCGCCACGGCCCTGCCCCTGCTTCTGCTGCTGAGTCCCCCCATGACGGCGATCGCGTTCGCGCTGGTCCCTCCACTTGTGGCCTATGGCTACGTCTATTTCAAAAAGGTGCGCCACGTCTTCAAGTCAGTCGATGAGGCCGAGGGTGCGCTGACCTCGGTAATCCAGGAGAATCTCACCGGCATCCGCGTGGTGCGGGCCTTTGCAAGGCAGGAATTCGAGAAGGCCAGGTTCGCCGGCCCCAACGCGCTCTTTCGCGACCGGCACATGCGCCTCCTGCGGCTGATGTCCTGGTACTGGTCGATCAGCGACCTCGTCGCCTTCGCCCAGATCGGCCTGGTGCTTCTCATCGGCGCCCGCTGGGTCGGCGAGGGAACGCTCTCGGTCGGCGTCCTCTTCGCCTTCCTCGCCTATCTCGGCATCATGCTCTGGCCTGTCAGGCAGATGGGCCGCATCCTGACCGACCTCGGCAAGACCTCTGTGGCGATCACGCGTATCCAGGAAATCCTTACACTGCGGCGCGAGGAGGATGCGGCACCCGCGTCCGTGACCCGGACCCTGCAGCCGCTGCGCGGCGCGATCTCCGTGCGCAATCTCGCCTTCAGCCATGCGGCGCGGCCGGTCGCCGGCGACGGCGCGCCTGACGCGGGCGGGGCGCTGAACGGCGTCTCCTTTGACGTCGCCCCCGGCGAAACGCTCGCCGTGCTCGGCCCGTCCGGCGCGGGCAAGAGCACGCTCATGCATCTGCTCCTGCGGATCTACGACTACGAGCAGGGGTCGATCCGCCTCGACGGGGAGGAACTTGCGGGCCTGCCGCGAAAATGGGTGCGCGGACAGGTCGGCACGGTCATGCAGGAGCCCTTCCTCTTCTCAAAGACGCTGCGCGACAACATCCGGCTCGGCGGCGGCGAGGCGCAGGATCGCGAGATCGAGGAGGCCGCCCGCGTCGCCTGCATCGACGAGACCATCCGCACGTTCGAACTCGGCTACGAGACGCTCATCGGGGAGCGCGGCATCACCCTTTCGGGCGGCCAGCGGCAGCGTGTCGCGATCGCGCGCGCCATCCTGCGCAACCCGCCGATCCTGATCCTGGACGACGCCCTCAGCGCCGTCGACGGGGAGACGGAGACGCTCATCCTCGATGCGCTGCGCAGGCGCCGCGGACGCTCCACCACCCTCGTGATCGCGCACCGGCTGTCGACGCTTGTTCACGCCGACCGCATCATCGTGATGGACAGGGGGCGGATCATTCAAACGGGCGCCCACGCGGAGCTCTCCAGCGTGGAGGGCCTGTACCGCCGTCTCTGGCGGATCCAGTCGACCGTGGAGGCCGAGTTCCAGCGCGAGCTGCTCGAAACCTAG
- a CDS encoding ABC transporter ATP-binding protein: MTVQSMLKVERLTKTYLSAGAPLTVLKDVGFTLGAGESLAIVGPSGSGKTTLLGLCAGLDRPSSGAVTLAGEEIGRMSEDERARVRNEHVGFVFQNFQLIPTLTALENVLVPLELRGSAGGESEAVALLNRVGLGERCDHYPVQLSGGEQQRVALARAFINAPKILFCDEPTGNLDADTAQAMTGLIFEMNRERGATLVLVTHDIELARRCGRILRLRAGSVVEDFQTRAFETGAVCT, from the coding sequence ATGACTGTTCAATCCATGCTGAAAGTCGAGCGACTCACCAAGACCTACCTGTCCGCGGGCGCGCCGCTCACTGTTCTGAAGGACGTGGGATTCACGCTGGGAGCGGGCGAAAGCCTCGCGATCGTCGGACCCAGCGGCAGCGGAAAGACGACCTTGCTGGGATTGTGCGCCGGGCTCGACCGACCGAGCTCCGGTGCCGTGACTTTGGCTGGCGAGGAGATCGGAAGGATGAGCGAGGATGAGCGGGCGCGCGTGAGAAACGAGCATGTGGGATTCGTCTTTCAGAACTTTCAACTGATACCGACGCTGACGGCACTCGAGAATGTCCTTGTGCCGCTCGAGCTGCGCGGATCGGCGGGCGGAGAGTCCGAGGCGGTGGCGCTGCTGAACCGGGTCGGACTCGGCGAGCGCTGCGATCACTATCCCGTCCAGCTTTCCGGAGGAGAACAGCAGCGCGTGGCGCTCGCCCGCGCGTTCATCAATGCGCCGAAGATCCTGTTTTGCGACGAACCCACCGGCAACCTCGATGCCGACACGGCGCAGGCGATGACCGGGCTCATCTTCGAAATGAACCGGGAGCGCGGCGCGACGCTTGTGCTGGTGACCCATGACATCGAGCTCGCGCGAAGGTGCGGGCGCATCCTGCGCCTGAGGGCCGGCTCCGTCGTGGAGGATTTCCAGACGCGCGCGTTCGAGACGGGGGCGGTGTGTACATGA
- a CDS encoding glutathione S-transferase C-terminal domain-containing protein has protein sequence MTPFTSGANRESGAFKRQEDAFRDWIRRDGSTPYSPVANRYHLYISLACPWASRTLIVRNLKRLETVVSCSVLDPIRTEEEGWAFREGPGFSRDPVNGFSLLKEAYFASEPDYRGRWTVPVLWDRQTRRIVNNSEDDICRMFNDEFPQAAASPDLFPRDLEREQAELSGTIYEAVNNGVYRAGFATAQSAYETAVRDVFNCLDSLERRLAGRRFLFGDRCIETDWRLFCTLVRFDAVYHGHFKCNLRRIVDYPHLQRYLKDLYSTPGIADTVNFDHIKRHYYMTHDDINPTRIVPLGPILDL, from the coding sequence ATGACACCCTTCACTTCAGGCGCCAATCGCGAGAGCGGCGCCTTCAAGCGCCAGGAGGACGCCTTTCGCGATTGGATACGCCGCGATGGATCAACGCCGTATTCGCCTGTGGCGAATCGCTACCATCTCTACATTTCACTGGCCTGTCCCTGGGCCAGCCGGACGCTGATCGTGCGCAACCTCAAGCGGCTTGAAACCGTCGTGAGCTGTTCGGTCCTGGACCCCATCCGCACCGAGGAGGAAGGCTGGGCGTTCCGCGAGGGCCCGGGCTTTTCCCGCGATCCGGTCAATGGCTTCTCCCTGCTCAAGGAAGCCTATTTCGCCAGCGAGCCGGATTATCGGGGACGATGGACCGTGCCTGTGCTCTGGGACCGGCAGACCCGGCGCATCGTCAACAACTCCGAGGACGACATCTGCCGCATGTTCAACGATGAGTTCCCCCAGGCCGCGGCTTCACCCGATCTTTTTCCCAGGGATCTCGAACGCGAGCAGGCTGAACTCAGCGGCACGATTTACGAAGCGGTCAACAATGGCGTTTACCGCGCGGGATTTGCCACGGCGCAATCGGCCTACGAGACGGCGGTGCGCGACGTGTTCAACTGCCTCGACTCCCTCGAGCGCCGGCTCGCCGGCCGACGCTTCCTTTTCGGCGATCGCTGCATTGAGACGGACTGGCGGCTCTTCTGCACGCTCGTGCGCTTCGATGCGGTGTACCATGGGCACTTCAAGTGCAACCTGCGCCGCATTGTCGATTATCCGCATCTGCAGCGCTACCTCAAGGATCTCTATTCGACCCCGGGGATCGCCGATACCGTGAATTTCGATCACATCAAGCGGCACTACTACATGACCCACGACGACATCAATCCGACACGGATCGTGCCGCTCGGCCCGATCCTCGATCTGTAG
- a CDS encoding heme-binding domain-containing protein, whose amino-acid sequence MRRYFRRAAIALCLGLVAIQFVRPTKNLSPGPMPPEDLRAAHPMPEAIRRRLEVACYDCHSNNTRYPWYAEIQPVAWWLDWHVRDGKHELNLSNFGSYSLKRQADKLDSIIDELNERKMPLRSYTWTHRDAAFTDADIAAIVAWAEDLRDKLSEQL is encoded by the coding sequence ATGCGTCGATATTTCCGCCGGGCTGCGATCGCCCTCTGTCTTGGACTCGTGGCCATTCAATTTGTGCGCCCCACGAAGAACCTGAGCCCCGGCCCCATGCCGCCCGAGGACCTGCGCGCGGCGCATCCCATGCCCGAGGCGATTCGCAGGCGTCTCGAGGTTGCTTGTTATGACTGCCATTCCAACAACACGCGCTACCCGTGGTACGCGGAAATCCAGCCCGTCGCCTGGTGGCTCGACTGGCATGTGCGCGACGGAAAGCACGAACTCAATCTCTCGAACTTCGGCAGCTACTCCCTGAAACGGCAGGCGGACAAACTCGACTCCATCATTGACGAGTTGAATGAGCGCAAAATGCCGCTCAGGTCATACACCTGGACGCACCGCGACGCCGCCTTCACCGACGCCGATATCGCAGCGATTGTCGCCTGGGCGGAGGATCTGCGCGACAAACTTTCCGAGCAACTGTAG